In Burkholderia sp. WP9, a genomic segment contains:
- a CDS encoding MoxR family ATPase — MQPASIDDTLAQLAAQSYFASRELATALYLALRMERPLFVEGEPGVGKTELAKAAAGMLGTSMLRLQCYEGLDTASALYEWDYPRQIMALRLAEAAGERPDNDTLYRGEFLLKRPLLQALMPDENHPGARRVLLIDEIDRADEPFEAFLLELLSDFQVSIPEYGTVRAEQPPLVVMTSNRTREVHDALKRRCLYQWIGYPERDRELEIVAARAPQTSAELQRRAVDFVHQLRGMDLFKAPGIAETIDWCRALEALSVTELDPQSVHNTLGVLLKYQDDLARVDAAQIAQCLAAPG, encoded by the coding sequence ATGCAGCCCGCTTCAATCGACGACACCCTCGCCCAACTCGCCGCCCAGAGCTATTTCGCCAGCCGCGAGCTGGCGACCGCGCTGTATCTCGCGCTGCGCATGGAACGGCCGTTGTTCGTCGAAGGCGAGCCGGGCGTCGGCAAGACCGAACTCGCCAAGGCAGCGGCGGGCATGCTCGGCACCTCGATGTTGCGGCTGCAATGTTATGAAGGTCTCGACACGGCGAGCGCGCTCTACGAATGGGACTATCCGCGGCAAATCATGGCGCTGCGTCTTGCCGAAGCCGCTGGCGAGCGTCCCGACAACGACACCCTGTATCGCGGCGAATTCCTGCTGAAGCGCCCGCTGCTGCAAGCGCTAATGCCCGATGAAAATCATCCCGGCGCACGGCGTGTATTGCTGATCGACGAGATCGACCGTGCCGACGAGCCGTTCGAAGCCTTTCTGCTGGAATTGCTTTCGGACTTCCAGGTATCGATTCCCGAATACGGCACGGTCCGCGCGGAGCAGCCGCCGCTCGTCGTGATGACCTCGAACCGCACGCGCGAAGTGCACGACGCGTTGAAGCGCCGTTGCCTGTATCAATGGATCGGCTATCCGGAGCGCGATCGTGAACTGGAGATCGTCGCCGCTCGCGCGCCGCAGACCTCGGCGGAATTGCAGCGGCGGGCGGTCGATTTCGTTCATCAGCTGCGCGGCATGGATCTGTTCAAGGCGCCCGGCATTGCCGAAACGATCGACTGGTGCCGCGCGTTGGAGGCGCTATCGGTCACCGAGCTCGATCCGCAATCCGTGCACAACACGCTTGGCGTGCTGCTCAAGTATCAGGACGATCTGGCGCGCGTCGATGCCGCGCAAATCGCGCAGTGTCTCGCCGCGCCTGGATAG
- a CDS encoding VWA domain-containing protein translates to MTNSFDAGNSGASGHSTSLDDTPTLARNVVHFVRLLRGAGLPMSPAQAVDALAALHLIDLGRRDDVRAALAASLVSAPDERDLFNAAFDLFWRDPDWEGKLRALLLPKVRDGLPPPKRNNRLADALAVRAPPSPHSKAPQETEQHELCAHVTFSAEERLRHRDFDTLSADEWRTLRHLIRGQRLPLATEPTRRLKAASHGTHADLRASARHAVRAGGDWTVWKYRAVVERKPPLVLLLDISGSMSSYSRAVLYFCHALLQSRERLQVFLFGTRLTNATRALRERDPDVAIATLTEQVVDWSGGTRIGAALAEFNRRWARRVLTGRATVLLVTDGLDHEAIDVLDTEMARLHRFAHRIVWLNPLLRFSGFSPKARGVQAILPYVDAHRPVHNLDSLTAFGRDLAQLTRAPRRSAGVRAAAGATPWN, encoded by the coding sequence ATGACGAACTCATTCGACGCAGGTAACAGCGGCGCCTCGGGCCATAGCACATCGCTCGACGACACACCCACGCTCGCGCGCAACGTTGTCCATTTTGTACGGCTGCTACGCGGCGCGGGCTTGCCGATGTCGCCCGCCCAAGCCGTCGACGCGCTCGCCGCGCTGCACTTGATCGATCTGGGCCGCCGCGACGATGTGCGCGCCGCGCTGGCCGCGTCACTGGTCTCGGCGCCGGATGAACGCGATCTGTTCAACGCCGCGTTCGACCTGTTCTGGCGCGATCCCGATTGGGAAGGCAAGCTGCGCGCGCTGCTTCTGCCGAAGGTGCGCGACGGTCTGCCGCCGCCCAAACGCAACAACCGTCTCGCCGACGCGCTGGCCGTGCGCGCGCCGCCGTCACCGCACAGCAAGGCGCCACAGGAAACCGAACAACACGAACTGTGTGCGCACGTCACCTTCAGCGCGGAAGAGCGCCTGCGTCATCGCGATTTCGACACGCTTTCCGCCGACGAATGGCGCACCTTGCGTCATCTGATTCGCGGCCAGCGTCTGCCGCTCGCGACCGAGCCGACGCGCCGCCTGAAAGCCGCTTCGCACGGCACGCATGCGGACTTGCGCGCGAGCGCCCGGCACGCCGTGCGCGCGGGCGGCGACTGGACGGTGTGGAAGTATCGCGCGGTGGTCGAGCGCAAACCGCCGCTCGTGTTGCTGCTCGACATCTCCGGCTCCATGAGCAGCTATTCGCGCGCGGTGCTGTATTTCTGCCATGCGCTCCTGCAGTCGCGCGAACGGCTGCAGGTGTTTCTGTTCGGCACGCGTCTCACCAACGCCACGCGCGCGCTGCGCGAGCGCGATCCCGATGTGGCGATTGCAACGCTCACCGAGCAGGTGGTCGACTGGTCCGGCGGCACGCGGATCGGCGCGGCGCTCGCCGAATTCAACCGCCGCTGGGCACGGCGCGTGCTGACCGGTCGTGCCACGGTGCTGCTCGTCACCGACGGCCTCGATCACGAAGCGATCGATGTGCTCGACACTGAGATGGCCCGTCTGCACCGCTTTGCACACCGTATTGTGTGGCTCAATCCGCTGCTGCGTTTCAGCGGCTTTTCTCCGAAGGCGCGCGGCGTACAGGCAATCCTGCCGTATGTCGACGCGCATCGTCCGGTTCATAATCTAGACAGCCTGACGGCGTTCGGCCGCGACCTCGCGCAACTCACGCGCGCGCCTCGTCGCAGCGCCGGCGTCAGAGCTGCCGCAGGAGCGACACCATGGAATTGA
- a CDS encoding amino acid permease yields the protein MSLFRKKSVEHMIAASAQNAGLKKALGALDLTFLGVGAIIGTGIFVLTGTGAVQAGPALMISFLIAAIACGFAALAYAEFASTIPVAGSIYTYSYATLGELAAWIIGWDLMLEYGLATSAVSVGWSGYLQSLLSGFGVSLPVALTAAPGALPGHDTLFNLPAFLVMMAITALLSVGVRESARINNVMVAIKVVVVLLVIGVGVFHVTPANWHPFMPNGWNGVFGAAAVMFFAFIGFDSVSSAAEEVKDPKRDLPIGIIASLGVCAVLYVAVAAVVTGIVPSAQFANISHPVSYALQVAGQKWVAGFIDLGAVLGMLTVILVMAYGQTRVIFAMSRDGLLPARLSRVHPRFATPFFTTWLVGIFFGLIGALVPLNVLAELINIGTLAAFSMVSIAVLVLRKTHPELPRAFRCPGVPVVPVLAVASCLFLMVNLQAVTWVAFVVWLLIGLVIYFGYSRRHSKLSK from the coding sequence ATGTCCCTGTTTCGCAAGAAGAGCGTCGAGCACATGATCGCCGCAAGTGCTCAGAACGCCGGCCTGAAGAAAGCGCTCGGCGCGCTCGATCTGACCTTCCTCGGGGTCGGCGCCATTATCGGCACCGGCATTTTCGTTCTGACCGGCACGGGCGCCGTGCAGGCCGGCCCGGCACTGATGATCTCGTTCCTGATCGCGGCGATCGCCTGCGGTTTCGCCGCGCTCGCCTACGCCGAATTCGCCTCGACGATTCCGGTGGCGGGGTCCATCTACACCTACTCGTATGCGACGCTCGGCGAACTGGCCGCGTGGATCATCGGCTGGGACTTGATGCTCGAATACGGGCTCGCCACCTCCGCGGTATCGGTGGGCTGGTCGGGTTATCTGCAATCTTTGCTGTCGGGCTTCGGCGTCTCGTTGCCGGTTGCGCTGACGGCGGCGCCGGGTGCATTGCCCGGCCACGATACGCTCTTCAACCTGCCCGCGTTCCTCGTGATGATGGCGATCACCGCGCTGTTGTCGGTAGGTGTGCGCGAGTCGGCGCGGATCAACAACGTCATGGTCGCGATCAAGGTGGTCGTGGTGTTGCTGGTGATCGGCGTGGGCGTATTTCACGTGACGCCGGCCAACTGGCATCCGTTCATGCCGAACGGCTGGAACGGCGTGTTCGGCGCGGCGGCGGTGATGTTCTTCGCGTTCATCGGATTCGACTCGGTGTCGTCCGCGGCGGAAGAGGTGAAGGATCCGAAGCGCGATCTGCCGATCGGGATCATCGCGTCGCTGGGCGTTTGTGCGGTGTTGTACGTGGCGGTGGCGGCTGTCGTCACCGGCATTGTGCCGTCGGCGCAGTTTGCGAATATTTCGCACCCGGTGTCGTATGCGTTGCAGGTGGCGGGTCAAAAGTGGGTCGCGGGGTTTATCGATCTCGGCGCCGTGCTGGGTATGTTGACCGTGATTCTCGTGATGGCTTATGGCCAGACTCGGGTCATTTTCGCCATGTCGCGCGATGGTTTGTTGCCTGCGCGGCTTTCGCGCGTGCATCCGCGGTTTGCTACGCCGTTTTTTACTACGTGGCTCGTCGGGATTTTCTTTGGGCTGATCGGGGCGCTGGTGCCGTTGAATGTGTTGGCTGAGCTGATCAATATCGGCACGTTGGCCGCGTTTTCGATGGTGTCGATTGCGGTTCTTGTTTTGCGGAAAACGCATCCTGAATTGCCGAGGGCGTTTCGGTGTCCTGGGGTGCCGGTTGTGCCGGTGCTGGCTGTTGCGTCCTGTCTGTTTTTGATGGTTAATCTTCAGGCTGTTACTTGGGTGGCTTTTGTTGTTTGGTTGCTCATCGGGTTGGTTATTTATTTTGGGTATTCGCGGAGGCATTCGAAGTTGAGCAAGTGA
- the rqpR gene encoding response regulator transcription factor RqpR (The RqpSR system (Regulating Quorum sensing and Pathogenicity Sensor kinase and Response regulator) co-occurs with and modulates the expression of cis-2-dodecenoic acid quorum-sensing systems.) codes for MSLRILLVDDHAVVRQGVRQLLLDRGVARDVTEAQSGAEALDAVARFSYDVVLLDISLPDMNGVEVLKRMKRKAPRVAVLMFSMYREDQYAVRALKAGAAGYLSKTVDAAQMIGAIQQVAAGRKYVSPAMAEALADYVSFDGEQLPHEKLSDREYQTLCMLASGKRLTDIAVALSLSVKTVSVYRTRLLEKMKLRNNAELTFYVMSNRLIDLNPAMAG; via the coding sequence ATGAGCTTGCGCATTCTGCTCGTCGACGACCACGCCGTGGTGCGCCAGGGCGTCCGTCAGTTGCTGCTCGACCGCGGCGTGGCGCGCGACGTGACCGAAGCGCAAAGCGGCGCCGAAGCGCTCGACGCCGTCGCGCGATTCAGCTACGACGTGGTGCTGCTCGACATTTCGCTGCCCGACATGAACGGCGTCGAAGTGCTCAAGCGTATGAAGCGCAAAGCGCCGCGCGTGGCCGTGCTGATGTTCTCGATGTATCGCGAGGACCAATACGCCGTGCGCGCCCTGAAAGCAGGCGCCGCCGGCTACCTGTCGAAAACCGTCGACGCCGCGCAGATGATCGGCGCGATCCAGCAGGTCGCGGCAGGCCGCAAATACGTGAGCCCGGCGATGGCCGAGGCGCTCGCCGACTACGTTTCCTTCGACGGCGAACAGTTGCCGCACGAAAAGCTCTCGGACCGCGAATATCAGACGCTGTGCATGCTCGCCTCGGGCAAGCGCCTGACGGATATCGCCGTGGCGCTCTCACTGTCGGTGAAAACGGTCAGCGTGTACCGCACCCGCCTGCTCGAGAAGATGAAGCTGCGCAATAACGCCGAATTGACCTTCTACGTGATGAGCAACCGGCTCATCGATCTGAATCCCGCTATGGCGGGCTGA
- a CDS encoding xanthine dehydrogenase family protein molybdopterin-binding subunit, translated as MNAPETHLIGASVERKEDYRFLTGNGQYTDDIVLPQQTYAVFLRSPYAHAKINSIDTAAAKQSPGVVAIFTGADMAADNVGGLPCGWLIHSTDGKPMNEPPHPIIAHTKVRHVGDQVALVIADSIKAAKDAAELIEVDYDVLPAVVDTAHAADAGQPTVHDEVPDNVCYNWGHGDKAATDAAFAKAAHVTTLDIVNNRLIPNAIEPRAVNASYSVQDDSYTLYVANQNPHVERLLMAAFVLSLPESKLRVIAPDVGGGFGSKIFLYAEDVALTWASKKIRRPVKWTAERSEAFVSDAHGRDHVTKAELALDADGRFLGMRIHTTANMGAYLSTFASSVPTILYATLLAGQYTTPAIYAEVKAVFTNTVPVDAYRGAGRPEATYVVERLVETAAREMKLDPAEIRRRNFIREFPYATPVGLTYDTGDYETILARSLELADVKGFAARKQESEKIGKLRGLGYSCYIEACGLAPSNVAGALGARAGLFEVGQIRVHPTGSVTVFTGSHSHGQGHETTFAQVVADRLGIALESVEIVHGDTGRIPFGMGTYGSRSIAVGGSAIMKALDKIETKAKKIAAHLLEAAAEDIEFKDGVFRVAGTDRTKAFAEISLAAYVPHNYPLDVLEPGLEESAFYDPTNFTYPSGAYICEIEVDPETGVCRIQQFTAVDDFGNVINPMIVEGQVHGGLAQGIGQAMLERCVYDNESGQLLSGSYMDYAMPHASDLPNFTVETAKGTPCTHNPLGVKGCGEAGAIGSPPAVINAILDALAPLGVTDLQMPATPHRVWSAIHAAKQPH; from the coding sequence ATGAACGCACCCGAAACCCATCTGATCGGCGCTTCCGTCGAACGTAAGGAAGACTATCGGTTCCTGACCGGCAACGGCCAGTACACCGACGACATCGTCCTGCCCCAGCAAACCTACGCCGTGTTCCTGCGCTCGCCCTACGCGCACGCGAAGATCAACAGCATCGATACCGCCGCGGCCAAACAGTCGCCCGGCGTGGTCGCGATCTTCACCGGCGCGGACATGGCGGCCGACAACGTCGGCGGCCTGCCATGCGGCTGGCTGATTCACAGCACCGACGGCAAACCGATGAACGAGCCACCACATCCGATCATCGCGCATACGAAAGTGCGTCACGTCGGCGACCAGGTCGCACTCGTGATCGCCGATTCGATCAAGGCCGCGAAAGACGCCGCCGAATTGATCGAAGTCGACTACGACGTGCTGCCCGCCGTGGTGGACACCGCGCATGCAGCGGACGCCGGCCAGCCCACGGTTCACGACGAAGTCCCGGACAACGTCTGCTACAACTGGGGCCACGGCGACAAAGCCGCAACCGACGCCGCCTTCGCCAAAGCCGCGCACGTCACCACGCTCGACATCGTCAACAACCGGCTCATTCCGAACGCAATCGAACCGCGCGCGGTCAACGCGAGCTATTCGGTGCAGGACGACAGCTACACGCTCTACGTCGCGAATCAGAATCCGCACGTGGAGCGCCTGCTGATGGCCGCATTCGTGCTCTCGCTACCGGAATCGAAATTGCGTGTGATCGCGCCGGACGTGGGCGGCGGCTTCGGATCGAAGATCTTCCTGTATGCCGAAGACGTCGCGCTCACCTGGGCGTCGAAGAAAATCCGCCGTCCGGTCAAGTGGACGGCTGAGCGCTCGGAAGCGTTCGTCTCCGACGCGCACGGCCGCGATCACGTGACCAAAGCCGAACTGGCGCTGGACGCGGACGGCAGGTTCCTCGGCATGCGCATCCATACGACCGCCAACATGGGCGCGTATCTGTCCACGTTCGCGTCGAGCGTGCCGACCATTCTGTATGCGACGCTGCTCGCGGGTCAGTACACCACGCCCGCGATCTACGCGGAAGTGAAAGCGGTGTTTACCAACACCGTTCCCGTGGATGCCTATCGCGGCGCGGGCCGCCCCGAAGCGACATATGTCGTGGAGCGCCTCGTCGAAACCGCCGCGCGCGAAATGAAGCTCGATCCGGCGGAGATTCGCCGCCGCAATTTCATCCGCGAGTTTCCGTACGCGACGCCGGTCGGCCTCACTTACGACACCGGCGACTACGAGACGATTCTTGCGCGTTCGCTCGAACTCGCTGACGTCAAAGGCTTCGCCGCGCGCAAACAGGAATCCGAAAAGATCGGCAAGCTGCGCGGCCTCGGCTATTCGTGTTACATCGAAGCCTGCGGTCTCGCCCCGTCGAATGTCGCGGGCGCATTGGGCGCGCGGGCCGGGCTGTTCGAAGTCGGTCAGATTCGCGTCCATCCCACCGGTTCGGTCACCGTGTTCACAGGTTCGCATAGTCACGGGCAGGGACACGAGACGACCTTCGCGCAAGTGGTGGCCGACCGGCTCGGCATTGCGCTGGAAAGTGTCGAGATCGTCCACGGCGACACCGGCCGCATTCCGTTCGGCATGGGCACATACGGCTCGCGCTCGATCGCGGTCGGCGGCTCGGCAATCATGAAGGCGCTCGACAAGATCGAGACCAAAGCGAAGAAGATCGCCGCACACCTGCTCGAAGCCGCGGCGGAAGATATCGAGTTCAAGGACGGCGTATTCCGCGTCGCGGGCACGGATCGCACCAAGGCGTTTGCCGAGATTTCGCTCGCCGCGTACGTGCCGCACAACTATCCGCTCGACGTGCTCGAACCAGGCCTTGAAGAAAGCGCGTTCTACGATCCGACCAACTTCACCTATCCATCGGGCGCGTACATCTGCGAGATCGAAGTCGATCCGGAGACAGGCGTGTGCCGCATCCAGCAGTTCACCGCAGTGGACGACTTCGGCAACGTGATCAATCCGATGATCGTCGAAGGCCAGGTGCATGGCGGGCTCGCTCAGGGCATCGGCCAGGCGATGCTGGAGCGCTGCGTATACGACAACGAGAGCGGCCAGTTGCTGTCCGGCTCGTACATGGACTACGCAATGCCGCATGCGTCCGATCTGCCGAACTTTACCGTTGAAACCGCCAAGGGCACACCGTGCACGCACAATCCGCTCGGCGTGAAAGGCTGCGGCGAAGCGGGCGCGATCGGCTCACCGCCGGCGGTGATCAACGCGATCCTGGACGCGCTCGCGCCGCTCGGCGTGACCGACCTGCAAATGCCGGCGACGCCGCATCGCGTGTGGTCCGCGATTCACGCGGCCAAGCAACCCCATTGA
- a CDS encoding carbon monoxide dehydrogenase subunit G has product MELTETHTLPVSQQRAWEALNDTEILRGCIPGCESIDPDGENAYLVALSAAVGPVKARFKGRMQLTDIEAPDSYSIVFEGQGGAAGFAKGNAHVSLEADGEAVTKLTYTASAQVGGKLAQIGSRLVDGAARKIAGEFFKRFGARLGADGEGTAAPDGDENAADQTAPHNTASNEAADGESGGDATKRKKSWTAWISKS; this is encoded by the coding sequence ATGGAATTGACCGAAACCCATACGCTTCCCGTTTCGCAGCAACGCGCATGGGAAGCGCTGAACGACACGGAGATTCTGCGCGGCTGCATTCCCGGCTGCGAGAGCATCGATCCGGACGGTGAGAACGCCTACCTGGTGGCGCTGAGCGCCGCGGTCGGCCCGGTCAAGGCGCGTTTCAAGGGACGCATGCAACTCACCGACATCGAGGCGCCCGACTCGTACAGCATCGTGTTCGAAGGGCAGGGCGGCGCAGCGGGGTTTGCCAAGGGCAACGCGCACGTTTCGCTCGAAGCCGATGGCGAGGCCGTCACGAAGCTCACCTATACGGCGAGCGCACAGGTCGGCGGCAAGCTCGCGCAGATCGGCTCCCGGCTCGTCGACGGCGCGGCGCGTAAAATCGCGGGTGAATTCTTCAAGCGCTTTGGCGCGCGGCTAGGCGCCGACGGCGAAGGCACGGCGGCCCCGGACGGCGATGAAAATGCAGCCGATCAAACGGCGCCGCACAATACAGCATCGAATGAAGCCGCGGACGGCGAGTCCGGCGGCGACGC
- a CDS encoding ATP-binding protein has protein sequence MDTSTVVPFAAHLPASPEREGFDASATPSTSVEQEIARLRARVRELSAELVQAQEAACRHVARELHDGVGAELTATRFALAGVETWLPADAPPQCSAALAVANRSLDAVCEASRQAVAELHAPSLEAGIVGALAHWTGDFAARTQLRTSFVCAADVRLTRLPTDAALAVFRVAQEALNNIAKHARAESADVRIETSRRHLTLIVVDDGSGITHNARSRRGHFGLSSMQARCAAFDGTLRVSARRAATERGDSGNGMPSRGTLVRARFAWDAMLADAPRARRQALQS, from the coding sequence ATGGATACGTCGACTGTCGTCCCGTTCGCCGCCCATCTTCCTGCGTCACCGGAACGTGAAGGGTTCGACGCGTCCGCTACACCGTCTACCTCGGTCGAACAGGAAATCGCACGGTTGCGCGCCCGGGTCAGAGAACTCTCGGCCGAACTCGTGCAGGCACAGGAAGCCGCTTGCCGCCACGTGGCGCGCGAGTTGCACGACGGCGTAGGCGCCGAACTGACGGCGACGCGTTTTGCGCTTGCCGGCGTCGAAACCTGGCTGCCCGCCGATGCACCGCCGCAATGTTCCGCCGCGCTCGCCGTGGCCAACCGCTCGCTCGACGCCGTGTGCGAAGCCAGCCGCCAGGCTGTCGCGGAACTGCATGCACCATCGCTCGAAGCGGGCATTGTCGGCGCGTTAGCGCACTGGACCGGCGATTTCGCCGCGCGCACGCAACTGCGCACGAGCTTCGTCTGCGCCGCCGACGTGCGCCTCACCCGCCTGCCCACCGACGCCGCGCTGGCCGTATTCCGCGTCGCGCAGGAAGCACTCAACAACATTGCCAAGCACGCGCGCGCCGAATCCGCAGACGTGCGGATCGAAACCAGCCGCCGTCACCTCACGCTGATCGTCGTCGACGACGGCAGCGGCATCACGCATAACGCCCGCAGCCGCCGCGGCCATTTCGGCCTGAGCAGCATGCAGGCGCGTTGCGCGGCCTTCGACGGCACGCTGCGCGTAAGCGCACGCCGTGCCGCTACGGAGCGCGGCGACAGCGGCAACGGTATGCCGTCGCGCGGCACCCTCGTTCGGGCGCGTTTTGCCTGGGACGCCATGCTGGCGGATGCGCCGCGCGCCCGGCGGCAGGCGCTGCAATCGTGA
- a CDS encoding xanthine dehydrogenase family protein subunit M, with amino-acid sequence MYSFEYQRATDPKAAAALLTADSDAKFLAGGQSLLPTMRLRLAQPSQLIDVTRIPALKSITVDGKTVTIGAAVCHADVADHAELRRVSPALADLAAHIGDRQVRALGTIGGSLANNDPAACYPAAAMALDATIVTDRRRIASSDFFVGMYETALAPDELIVAVEFPVPERAAYEKFRNPASHFALVGVFVAKFASGVRVAVTGAASSVFRVPELESALSANFTPEAARAVTVSAADLNTDMHASAEYRAHLIPVLAARAVTKANA; translated from the coding sequence ATGTATTCATTCGAGTATCAACGCGCGACGGATCCCAAAGCGGCCGCCGCCCTCCTCACCGCCGACAGCGACGCGAAGTTTCTGGCCGGCGGCCAAAGCCTGCTGCCCACCATGCGTCTGCGTCTCGCGCAGCCGTCACAATTGATCGACGTGACACGCATTCCCGCGCTCAAGTCGATCACTGTCGACGGAAAGACGGTGACGATCGGCGCCGCCGTATGCCATGCCGACGTCGCGGATCACGCGGAACTACGGCGCGTATCCCCGGCGCTCGCGGATCTCGCCGCGCATATCGGCGATCGCCAGGTGCGCGCGCTCGGCACGATAGGCGGCTCGCTCGCCAACAACGATCCGGCCGCCTGTTATCCGGCCGCTGCCATGGCGTTGGACGCGACGATCGTGACGGACCGACGGCGCATTGCGTCGAGCGATTTCTTCGTCGGCATGTATGAGACGGCGTTGGCGCCCGACGAGCTGATCGTCGCCGTGGAGTTTCCAGTGCCGGAGCGCGCGGCGTACGAGAAATTCCGTAATCCCGCTTCGCACTTCGCGTTGGTCGGCGTATTCGTCGCGAAGTTTGCGAGCGGTGTGCGCGTCGCGGTGACGGGCGCGGCGTCTTCGGTGTTTCGTGTGCCTGAACTGGAAAGCGCGCTGTCGGCGAACTTCACGCCCGAGGCTGCACGCGCGGTAACTGTGTCGGCCGCCGACCTGAATACCGACATGCACGCGAGCGCCGAATACCGCGCGCATCTGATTCCGGTGCTGGCCGCGCGCGCGGTGACGAAGGCGAACGCTTAG
- a CDS encoding ferredoxin--NADP reductase gives MSNLNPQTVLSVHHWTDTLFSFTCTRDPSFRFENGQFTMVGLEVDGKPLIRAYSLASANYEEHLEFLSIKVQDGPLTSRLQHLKVGDEVLIGKKPVGTLVADNLLPGKTLWLLSTGTGLAPFMSIIKDPDIYDRYERVVLTHTCRFVDELAYKEYITDHLPAHEHLGELVQEKLLYYPTVTREAFQNRGRITELIETEKLFADLGVPGFSLENDRIMLCGSPHMLRDTRKLLDDLGFQEGSNNAPGHYVVEKAFVG, from the coding sequence ATGAGCAACCTGAATCCACAAACCGTCCTGAGCGTCCATCACTGGACCGATACGCTTTTCAGCTTCACCTGCACGCGCGATCCGTCGTTCCGTTTCGAAAACGGTCAGTTCACGATGGTGGGCCTCGAAGTCGACGGCAAGCCGCTGATCCGCGCCTACAGCCTCGCGAGTGCGAACTACGAAGAGCACCTCGAATTCCTGAGCATCAAGGTGCAGGACGGCCCGCTTACGTCACGTTTGCAGCATCTGAAGGTCGGTGACGAGGTTCTGATCGGCAAGAAGCCGGTCGGCACGCTGGTGGCCGACAACCTGCTGCCGGGCAAGACGCTGTGGCTGCTGTCCACCGGCACGGGCCTCGCGCCGTTCATGTCGATCATCAAGGATCCGGACATTTACGACCGCTACGAGCGCGTGGTGCTCACCCACACCTGCCGTTTCGTCGACGAACTGGCGTACAAGGAATACATCACGGACCACCTGCCGGCCCACGAGCACCTGGGCGAGCTGGTTCAGGAAAAGCTGCTGTACTACCCGACCGTCACGCGTGAAGCGTTCCAGAACCGCGGCCGGATCACCGAGCTGATCGAAACCGAAAAGCTGTTCGCCGACCTCGGCGTGCCGGGTTTCTCGCTCGAAAACGACCGGATCATGCTGTGCGGCAGCCCGCACATGCTGCGCGACACGCGCAAGCTGCTGGACGACCTGGGCTTCCAGGAAGGCAGCAACAACGCGCCGGGTCATTACGTGGTTGAAAAGGCCTTCGTCGGCTAA
- a CDS encoding (2Fe-2S)-binding protein, translated as MAISISLTVNGAPISASIDPSTLLVQFLRDQLRLTGTHVGCDTAQCGACTVHLNGRAIKACNILAVQAEGAEITTIEGLAKDGTLHPMQAAFKHCHGLQCGFCTPGMVMSAVSLVQRQPNLTGDDVRAQLDGNLCRCTGYHNIVKAVLEGAEGMKSAGTANAAANAQANAPATA; from the coding sequence ATGGCGATCAGCATCAGTCTGACGGTGAATGGCGCGCCCATCAGCGCCTCAATCGACCCTAGCACCCTGCTAGTCCAGTTCCTTCGCGATCAACTCCGGCTCACCGGCACGCACGTCGGCTGCGATACGGCCCAGTGCGGCGCATGCACAGTCCATCTGAACGGACGCGCGATCAAAGCCTGCAACATCCTCGCAGTGCAAGCTGAAGGCGCGGAGATCACCACCATCGAAGGACTCGCCAAAGACGGCACGCTGCATCCCATGCAGGCAGCGTTCAAACACTGCCACGGCCTGCAATGCGGCTTCTGCACCCCCGGCATGGTGATGAGCGCGGTTTCGCTCGTGCAGCGCCAACCGAATCTCACCGGCGACGACGTGCGCGCCCAACTCGACGGCAATCTGTGCCGCTGTACGGGGTATCACAACATCGTCAAGGCAGTGCTCGAAGGCGCCGAGGGCATGAAGTCCGCCGGCACGGCCAACGCCGCCGCCAACGCGCAAGCCAACGCACCGGCCACCGCCTGA